From one Acidaminococcales bacterium genomic stretch:
- a CDS encoding N-6 DNA methylase, with amino-acid sequence MDFAPADGRRDVYEKVYPRHNGYTIRVDVANERIEYVDTAADENFRIVIGNGTTSNFSHPENFVILDCVVRLLDTGYAPNAIELEKVYPSGRGHSGQLDILVKHSGGKPFLMIECKTWGTEYSKERDKMLKDGGQLFTYYKNATAASYLCLYASHLVDGKTQYVNSIVDVQDEWARLSETKDIYEHWNKLFKDNGIFESYAAPYNIVHKRLTYGMLQNMKADDSGKIYNHIMEILRHNGISDKPNAFNKLLNLFVCKIIDEDKNPDDELQFQCWHGLSDEKLQMTLNDLYKEGMWRFLEIRVIDHSESDVDKVLQELGIGDTAHKKKLMDMFSDTRLKKSPNFAFVEVQDEKTFQLNAKVVREIVELLQHYKFRYEQKHEFLGNFFEKMLNTSMKQEAGQFFTPVPIARFIISSLPLRELVQGRIDGKEADPLPAAIDYACGSGHFLTEFMSKMQTIIECADVAKASPSVRGKLNSWRGDVKFSWAREYVYGIDFDNRLVKTAKVSAFFNGDGEATIVWGNGLDNFERSEEYRDKLRNTLSGSKKDNGQFDILISNPPYSVQAFKTVLKHGEESFDLYGSLTNNSSEIECLFVERMKQLLKVGGWAGVILPSSMFSNGGIYSRTREIIFKYFKVKSIVELGSGTFMKTGTNTIVLFLERRPDNDHEKITQAISKFFQDGLDVTVAGIERAYSKFVANVYDGLAFDDYKSLVCGMPSKAMQSHELWTDYVKDYGRLVYDQIISEEKAKLEAYLIDKLNGKAIADRKVKPADITKKVKIDVENFICGRTEFLSQEFLSDVAKFITAQYDGISITDFESFLRHTPNERIQTHYLFADYLSRVCKRCITSEDEKMLYFLLTYEQNVVVVKSGQKQDEKAFLGYEFSERRGYEGIKLLPAGTKLFDESGNPLNPQKVNSYIYNAFLGKSAAEIGEAVSNHVSYGRMCAFFDYGTRKFDKRVNLSKKTKMVSRYPLVALSNLLSISRGASPRPISKYLTNDISGVNWIKIGDAAIEDKYINGANEKITKEGALKSKAVSVGDMVVSNSMSTGRPYILNISGCIHDGWLLLSEISTNISKEYLYYILCSANVQEQLRIESLGGVVQNLNIERVSGIKIPLPPLGIQRQIVAELEALEREETDTRVRFATAKDSIAGLMKNSGEANTKLSDFAEYVTARIDFSELSATNYIGVDNLLQNVEGRTDSNYVPISGKVTAYDKGDILLSNIRPYLKKAWLADRVGGCSNDVLAIRIDTDKALPKYVFCHLSSDEFFAYEMEHIGSGVKMPRADKAKVLEYKIPLPPLEKQRECVAAIEKREAEISQLRARLDELKIAKSAVLDKYL; translated from the coding sequence ATGGACTTCGCCCCGGCAGACGGCAGGCGCGATGTCTACGAGAAAGTGTACCCGCGTCACAACGGATATACTATTCGCGTGGATGTTGCCAACGAACGTATTGAGTATGTTGACACCGCGGCAGACGAAAATTTCCGTATAGTCATCGGGAACGGCACAACGAGCAACTTTTCCCATCCCGAAAACTTCGTTATATTGGATTGCGTCGTACGCCTGTTGGATACAGGCTATGCGCCAAACGCGATTGAACTGGAAAAGGTATACCCTTCCGGGCGAGGACATTCCGGACAGCTCGACATTTTGGTGAAACATTCCGGCGGCAAGCCGTTTTTGATGATTGAGTGCAAGACGTGGGGAACTGAGTACAGCAAAGAACGTGACAAGATGCTCAAAGACGGCGGACAGTTATTTACATACTACAAAAATGCAACTGCCGCATCTTATCTTTGCTTGTATGCTTCACATTTAGTGGATGGGAAAACGCAATACGTCAACAGTATAGTTGACGTGCAAGATGAATGGGCGAGGTTATCCGAAACCAAGGATATTTATGAACATTGGAATAAACTTTTCAAAGACAACGGCATCTTCGAAAGTTATGCCGCGCCCTACAACATTGTCCATAAGCGACTGACCTATGGAATGTTGCAGAATATGAAAGCGGACGACAGCGGCAAAATTTACAACCACATTATGGAGATTTTGCGCCATAACGGTATATCCGACAAACCGAACGCGTTCAATAAATTACTTAATCTTTTTGTCTGCAAAATCATTGACGAAGACAAAAATCCCGACGATGAACTGCAATTTCAGTGTTGGCATGGACTGTCGGACGAGAAACTGCAAATGACGCTTAACGACCTTTACAAAGAAGGCATGTGGCGTTTTCTTGAAATACGCGTTATCGACCATTCCGAAAGCGATGTAGACAAAGTCCTGCAAGAACTTGGCATAGGCGACACAGCACACAAGAAAAAGCTAATGGATATGTTCAGCGATACGCGTTTGAAGAAAAGCCCTAACTTCGCTTTCGTTGAAGTGCAAGACGAAAAGACGTTTCAGCTTAACGCCAAGGTTGTGCGCGAAATAGTGGAGCTTTTGCAACATTATAAATTCCGCTATGAGCAAAAACACGAGTTTTTGGGCAACTTCTTCGAGAAAATGCTCAATACGAGCATGAAACAAGAGGCGGGGCAGTTTTTTACGCCCGTACCCATTGCGCGGTTTATAATATCGTCCTTGCCGTTACGTGAGCTTGTACAAGGCAGGATTGACGGCAAAGAAGCGGATCCTTTGCCCGCGGCCATTGACTATGCCTGCGGAAGCGGACATTTCCTTACCGAGTTTATGTCTAAAATGCAGACGATTATTGAGTGCGCGGATGTCGCAAAGGCTTCCCCGAGCGTGCGCGGCAAGCTTAATTCTTGGCGCGGGGACGTTAAGTTTTCGTGGGCCAGGGAATACGTCTATGGGATTGACTTCGATAACCGCCTTGTCAAGACCGCGAAAGTCAGCGCGTTCTTTAACGGCGACGGCGAAGCCACTATCGTGTGGGGCAATGGACTCGATAACTTTGAACGCTCGGAGGAATATAGGGACAAGCTTAGAAACACCTTGTCCGGCAGCAAAAAGGACAACGGGCAGTTTGACATACTTATTTCAAACCCTCCGTATTCCGTACAGGCATTTAAGACTGTACTCAAACACGGCGAGGAGTCTTTTGACCTATACGGCAGCCTAACCAATAACAGTTCCGAGATTGAGTGCCTGTTCGTCGAGCGCATGAAGCAACTCCTTAAGGTTGGAGGGTGGGCAGGCGTTATTTTGCCGAGTTCGATGTTCTCGAACGGTGGGATTTATTCGCGCACACGCGAAATAATTTTCAAGTATTTCAAAGTGAAATCTATTGTCGAACTTGGCTCCGGCACGTTTATGAAAACGGGGACAAACACCATTGTCTTATTCCTTGAACGCCGCCCCGACAATGACCACGAGAAGATAACGCAAGCCATAAGCAAATTTTTCCAGGACGGGCTTGACGTTACGGTCGCGGGCATTGAGCGCGCCTACTCGAAGTTTGTCGCAAACGTCTATGATGGTTTGGCGTTTGACGATTATAAATCGTTGGTATGCGGTATGCCGAGCAAGGCGATGCAGTCTCACGAGTTATGGACTGATTATGTTAAAGATTATGGACGGCTCGTTTATGACCAAATAATTTCTGAGGAAAAAGCTAAACTTGAGGCATATTTAATTGACAAATTAAACGGCAAAGCCATTGCCGATAGAAAAGTCAAGCCTGCCGACATAACCAAGAAGGTAAAAATTGACGTCGAAAATTTTATTTGCGGCAGAACGGAGTTTTTATCCCAAGAGTTTTTGAGCGATGTTGCCAAATTTATAACTGCCCAGTATGATGGCATATCCATTACTGACTTTGAATCATTTCTGCGTCACACCCCGAATGAACGCATACAAACACACTATCTTTTTGCGGATTATTTATCGCGGGTGTGCAAGCGGTGCATAACATCGGAAGATGAAAAAATGCTGTACTTCCTGCTTACATATGAGCAGAATGTAGTAGTCGTGAAGTCCGGTCAGAAGCAGGACGAAAAGGCGTTTTTGGGCTATGAGTTCAGCGAGCGGCGCGGGTATGAGGGCATAAAGCTGCTCCCTGCCGGCACGAAACTGTTTGATGAAAGCGGCAACCCACTTAACCCGCAAAAGGTAAACAGCTATATCTACAATGCCTTCCTCGGCAAGTCCGCCGCAGAGATTGGCGAAGCTGTGTCAAATCACGTTTCATACGGCCGTATGTGCGCTTTCTTTGACTACGGCACAAGAAAATTTGATAAGCGGGTTAATTTGAGCAAGAAAACGAAGATGGTTTCCCGATATCCGCTTGTTGCGCTTAGTAATCTTTTAAGTATTTCGAGAGGAGCTTCCCCCCGACCTATCAGCAAGTATTTGACTAACGATATCAGTGGGGTAAATTGGATAAAAATCGGCGACGCGGCAATTGAAGATAAGTATATCAATGGTGCCAATGAAAAAATCACAAAAGAAGGAGCATTGAAATCCAAAGCGGTATCCGTCGGCGATATGGTCGTTTCTAATTCAATGAGTACCGGCAGACCTTATATACTTAATATTTCTGGATGTATCCACGATGGCTGGTTGCTTTTGTCTGAAATTTCCACTAACATAAGCAAGGAATATCTGTATTATATTCTCTGCTCCGCAAATGTCCAAGAGCAACTCAGGATCGAATCACTTGGCGGGGTAGTTCAGAATCTAAATATAGAGCGGGTTTCCGGCATCAAAATTCCACTCCCTCCGCTTGGCATCCAGCGGCAAATAGTCGCAGAGCTTGAGGCGTTGGAACGCGAGGAAACAGACACCCGTGTTCGCTTTGCGACCGCAAAGGATAGTATAGCCGGACTTATGAAAAACAGCGGCGAAGCTAATACGAAATTATCCGATTTTGCCGAGTATGTGACGGCGAGAATAGATTTTTCGGAGTTGTCAGCCACGAATTATATTGGCGTTGACAATTTGCTCCAAAATGTCGAGGGACGAACGGATTCAAATTATGTTCCAATTAGCGGAAAAGTAACTGCTTATGATAAGGGCGATATACTTCTGTCGAATATCCGTCCCTATCTCAAAAAGGCGTGGCTTGCCGATAGGGTTGGCGGTTGCTCAAATGATGTTTTGGCTATTCGCATTGATACGGACAAGGCTCTGCCGAAATATGTGTTCTGCCATCTGTCCTCCGATGAATTCTTCGCTTATGAGATGGAGCATATCGGCAGCGGCGTAAAAATGCCGCGAGCGGACAAAGCAAAGGTTTTGGAGTATAAAATACCGCTTCCACCGCTCGAAAAGCAGAGAGAATGCGTTGCGGCGATTGAGAAGCGCGAAGCGGAAATCTCCCAACTGCGGGCGCGGCTCGACGAATTGAAAATTGCAAAATCCGCCGTGCTTGATAAGTATCTATAG
- a CDS encoding polysaccharide pyruvyl transferase family protein — protein MKYGLIVDFGAPCSNFGDYVQSVAIEFLYQEMGIAQSQIVNITQAELSAYDGEQLLLPYSYVLHLFVFPGYGAVRLSPKITPVFLGGSFSFTQFGGRYPLDKVADEQNGWFAMFRRAAPIGCRDEFTRKFLADHGIAAYLQGCITNIFPRRANGCYKKTLLVDLANDALPHIPGEILENAEILSNYAPNYELTVQENYRRVKERYDYYRDNAALVVTSRYHVALPCNAMGIPCIFIERKVNYYSKDIRLDSLHPYIQFVSGDDYSGVDWHPQWRDFHELKASIVALSAARIREAYTRFMETGRIRRFFQPRIDEWLLADAGEAVYKTRLRKFVRKHHDNAAGRFYIWGAIKLLCDGDGVVLANIVRDVNPNLQFAGWIDTFKTGLLAQRPIFHPDDFTLADNEFVVVAAETAAAAALGRFRQMGLNSAQYLILANTMVGQRDLEDEKIRRGIL, from the coding sequence ATGAAATATGGGCTTATCGTGGACTTTGGCGCTCCGTGCAGCAATTTCGGGGACTACGTGCAATCCGTTGCGATAGAGTTCCTATATCAGGAAATGGGGATTGCGCAAAGCCAAATCGTCAACATTACGCAAGCCGAACTGTCGGCATATGACGGCGAACAATTATTGCTTCCTTACAGCTATGTTTTGCATCTTTTCGTATTTCCCGGTTACGGGGCGGTTAGGCTTTCGCCTAAAATTACGCCTGTATTTTTGGGCGGCAGCTTTTCGTTCACGCAGTTCGGCGGCAGGTATCCATTGGACAAAGTTGCGGACGAACAAAACGGTTGGTTTGCTATGTTCAGGCGCGCCGCCCCGATTGGGTGCCGCGATGAGTTCACGCGCAAATTTTTGGCTGACCACGGTATAGCAGCTTACCTTCAGGGGTGCATCACCAACATATTTCCGCGCAGGGCAAACGGATGTTATAAGAAAACATTGCTCGTTGACCTGGCAAATGACGCATTGCCGCACATACCGGGCGAAATACTGGAAAATGCCGAAATATTAAGCAATTACGCGCCAAATTATGAATTGACAGTACAAGAAAACTATCGGCGCGTCAAAGAGCGCTACGATTATTACCGCGACAATGCCGCATTGGTAGTAACTTCGCGCTATCATGTAGCCCTGCCCTGCAACGCTATGGGCATTCCTTGCATATTTATTGAGCGCAAGGTCAATTACTACTCGAAAGATATACGATTGGATTCTTTGCACCCGTATATTCAATTTGTCAGCGGCGACGACTATTCCGGCGTTGACTGGCATCCGCAATGGCGCGATTTTCACGAGCTCAAAGCGTCAATTGTCGCGCTGTCTGCTGCGAGAATTCGCGAGGCATACACCCGCTTTATGGAAACGGGACGCATACGCCGTTTTTTTCAGCCGCGAATTGACGAATGGCTGCTTGCCGATGCGGGCGAAGCGGTCTATAAAACAAGGCTGCGCAAGTTTGTGCGCAAGCATCATGACAACGCGGCGGGACGCTTCTACATTTGGGGAGCGATAAAGCTGTTATGCGATGGGGACGGCGTCGTTTTGGCGAACATTGTCAGGGACGTCAACCCGAATTTGCAATTCGCGGGTTGGATTGATACGTTCAAGACGGGTTTGCTGGCGCAGCGCCCGATATTTCACCCAGATGATTTCACTTTGGCCGACAACGAATTCGTAGTAGTTGCGGCGGAAACTGCCGCCGCCGCCGCATTGGGGCGCTTTAGGCAAATGGGCCTGAATAGCGCCCAATACCTGATTCTTGCCAACACAATGGTTGGGCAACGCGATTTAGAGGATGAAAAAATCAGGCGGGGTATCCTGTGA
- a CDS encoding glycosyltransferase family 2 protein, which translates to MPKIILYTHAYNAERTIGRTIDSVIAQTHNDWAYYCLDNGSTDDTGIIIDEYAAKDPRIVALRNKANIRGALRLQKHDQQFAFSRQFDYFANLDADDTYEPGFFSEMLMFLTKHNLEIASCRSNFVDYATGDINNEYILERDLLISGEGFGTLFPEYFRFFGQLWGNLISCELLRRVDYDMLDSHLAAFDMAHCSDNVYMLFLLRYAKKAGILARLLHNYYISPNSFSQSNNLGKRLVDMKKRPELCRMFLREKIGYISDANDNYIIDFTKRAVAEVQAFMIGAKSADNISH; encoded by the coding sequence ATGCCTAAAATAATTCTCTACACACATGCGTATAACGCGGAAAGGACGATTGGCCGCACAATTGACAGCGTCATCGCCCAAACGCATAACGACTGGGCCTACTATTGCCTTGACAATGGCTCAACTGACGACACAGGCATCATAATCGACGAATATGCCGCAAAAGATCCGCGCATAGTCGCTTTGCGCAACAAGGCAAACATACGAGGGGCATTGCGATTGCAAAAACATGACCAACAATTCGCGTTCTCGAGGCAATTTGATTACTTTGCCAATCTTGACGCCGACGATACTTATGAACCGGGCTTTTTCAGTGAAATGCTCATGTTCCTGACAAAACACAACCTCGAGATTGCCAGTTGCCGTTCAAACTTTGTTGACTATGCGACAGGAGATATAAATAACGAATATATACTTGAGCGCGACCTGTTGATTTCCGGCGAAGGTTTCGGAACCCTTTTCCCTGAATATTTCCGCTTCTTCGGGCAACTGTGGGGAAACCTGATTTCATGCGAATTGCTTCGCCGGGTAGACTACGATATGCTTGATAGCCATTTGGCGGCTTTTGACATGGCGCATTGCAGCGATAACGTGTACATGCTGTTTTTGCTGCGCTACGCCAAAAAGGCCGGCATACTTGCAAGGTTGCTGCATAACTATTACATAAGTCCCAACAGTTTTTCCCAATCGAACAATTTAGGGAAAAGGCTTGTCGACATGAAAAAAAGGCCTGAATTGTGCCGAATGTTTTTGCGTGAAAAAATAGGATATATTTCTGATGCGAACGACAATTATATAATTGACTTTACGAAGCGAGCGGTTGCCGAAGTACAAGCCTTCATGATAGGCGCAAAATCCGCTGACAACATAAGCCATTGA
- the cysK gene encoding cysteine synthase A, with translation MAKIAKGLTDLIGKTPLLQLDGYAKKENLAANIIGKLEYYNPAGSVKDRIAKSMIEDAEKSGKLKPDSVIIEPTSGNTGIGLASVAAARGYRIILTMPETMSIERRRLLNAYGAELVLTEGAKGMKGAIERAAQLAAETPNSFVPGQFVNPANPAIHKTTTGPEIWEDTDGKVDVFVSGIGTGGTITGAGEYLREKNPKIKIVAVEPFDSPVLSEGKAGPHKIQGIGPGFVPEILNTGVYDEIIKVRNEDAYKASRTVAKTEGLLVGISSGAALWAAAEVARRPEYKGKNIVAILPDTGERYLSTELFGE, from the coding sequence ATGGCGAAAATAGCAAAAGGGCTTACGGACCTCATTGGGAAAACCCCGCTTTTGCAGTTGGACGGATACGCCAAAAAGGAAAATTTGGCGGCGAACATCATAGGCAAGCTGGAGTATTACAATCCGGCGGGCAGCGTAAAGGATCGCATTGCCAAATCCATGATTGAGGACGCGGAAAAAAGCGGCAAATTAAAGCCCGACTCGGTCATAATCGAGCCGACCAGCGGCAACACCGGCATCGGGCTGGCTTCGGTGGCGGCCGCCCGCGGCTACCGCATTATCCTGACCATGCCGGAGACGATGAGCATTGAGCGGCGCCGGCTGCTCAACGCCTACGGCGCGGAGCTTGTTTTGACCGAAGGTGCCAAGGGCATGAAAGGGGCGATTGAGCGCGCGGCGCAATTAGCGGCGGAAACGCCCAACTCCTTTGTCCCGGGACAGTTTGTCAACCCGGCCAACCCGGCGATCCACAAGACGACGACCGGCCCGGAAATATGGGAGGACACCGACGGCAAAGTGGACGTGTTTGTCTCCGGCATCGGCACGGGCGGCACGATCACGGGCGCGGGCGAATATTTGCGGGAGAAAAACCCCAAAATAAAGATTGTCGCCGTGGAACCTTTCGACTCGCCCGTATTGTCCGAAGGCAAGGCCGGCCCACATAAAATACAGGGCATTGGGCCGGGCTTTGTGCCGGAAATCCTCAATACCGGCGTTTACGACGAGATCATTAAGGTGCGCAACGAGGACGCCTACAAAGCCAGCCGGACGGTAGCCAAAACCGAAGGCCTCCTGGTGGGCATCTCCTCCGGCGCGGCGCTTTGGGCGGCGGCCGAAGTGGCAAGGCGGCCTGAATACAAAGGCAAGAACATTGTGGCCATCCTTCCCGACACAGGCGAACGCTACCTGTCCACGGAACTGTTCGGAGAATAA
- a CDS encoding polysaccharide pyruvyl transferase family protein has protein sequence MKYGLLIDFGAPHCNFGDYVQSVAIEYLYDLMGIPYNEIVKITQSELATYDGEQLLLPYNYVLHFLVNPKDGGALLSDKITPVFFGASVEFATLFDAFPLSNFTAPGNKWLELFRQTAPIGCRDAFTCDFLNKIGISSYLQGCITNILPRRQSGEYGKVLLIDCPNEVLPHIPDDILSIAEAMSNAEHIGDLTVEENYQKIKRRYDYYRDNAALIVTARYHVATPCNAMGIPTIFVKRPYDKHVKDIRLDTLNPGISLYTGETLDAIDWKPQYCDFNEYKTALMRLAMARIDETRERFTQGAKIRHLFAAGRK, from the coding sequence GTGAAATACGGTTTGTTGATAGATTTCGGCGCGCCGCATTGCAATTTCGGCGATTATGTTCAGTCCGTTGCCATTGAGTATTTGTACGATCTGATGGGCATACCGTACAATGAAATTGTTAAGATTACGCAATCGGAACTCGCAACGTATGACGGCGAACAGTTGCTGCTTCCATACAATTATGTGCTTCATTTTCTCGTAAATCCGAAAGATGGCGGCGCGTTGCTGTCGGATAAAATAACGCCCGTATTCTTCGGCGCGAGCGTAGAGTTTGCTACATTGTTTGACGCGTTCCCGCTTTCTAATTTTACGGCCCCCGGCAATAAATGGCTTGAATTGTTCAGGCAGACAGCCCCGATTGGTTGCCGCGACGCGTTCACCTGCGATTTTTTGAACAAGATAGGGATATCGTCCTATTTGCAAGGGTGCATCACAAATATTTTGCCGCGCAGGCAGAGCGGGGAATACGGCAAAGTCCTTCTGATAGATTGCCCGAACGAGGTTTTGCCGCACATCCCGGACGACATCCTTTCCATAGCCGAAGCAATGAGCAACGCGGAACACATAGGCGATTTGACGGTTGAGGAAAATTACCAAAAGATTAAGCGGCGCTACGACTATTACCGCGACAACGCCGCGCTCATTGTAACTGCGCGTTATCATGTCGCAACGCCCTGCAACGCAATGGGCATTCCCACTATATTTGTAAAGCGCCCGTACGACAAGCACGTGAAAGATATTCGCCTGGATACGCTTAACCCGGGCATATCGCTCTACACGGGCGAAACATTGGACGCAATTGATTGGAAGCCCCAATATTGTGATTTCAATGAATACAAAACGGCGCTTATGCGATTGGCAATGGCCCGTATTGACGAAACGCGGGAACGGTTTACGCAAGGCGCCAAAATACGGCATTTATTTGCGGCCGGCAGAAAATAG
- a CDS encoding ABC transporter permease translates to MIEGYRRPAANRLAFLDVKYPPWLSAASLAAAFAVWEAIARAGFVSELFLPAPSGVLREGLEMLQSGEIFANLAASLYRILMGYAIGCAFGLAAGLVTGMSKLADITGTPIIYALYPVPKIALLPLIILWLGIGEISKITVIALGVFFPVAINTWAGVKNVDPLFVKVAASFRATRFSLVRKVILPGALPTIFAGLKLSAGTSLLMLVAAEMIAAQEGIGAMILHYGDLMLTTKLMVGVIILSLLGLVFTNSLQFLEKKIVPWK, encoded by the coding sequence ATGATTGAGGGATACCGCCGGCCGGCGGCGAACCGGCTGGCGTTCCTCGACGTGAAATATCCGCCGTGGCTGTCCGCCGCCTCGCTTGCCGCCGCCTTCGCCGTTTGGGAAGCAATCGCCCGCGCCGGGTTTGTGTCGGAGCTTTTTCTGCCCGCCCCTTCCGGCGTGCTGCGGGAAGGTTTGGAAATGTTGCAAAGCGGCGAGATTTTTGCCAATCTCGCCGCCAGTTTGTACCGCATCCTTATGGGCTATGCCATAGGATGCGCTTTTGGGCTTGCCGCCGGCCTGGTTACGGGCATGTCCAAACTCGCCGACATTACCGGGACGCCCATCATTTACGCTCTTTATCCTGTCCCCAAAATTGCGCTCCTGCCGCTGATCATCCTCTGGCTGGGCATAGGCGAAATCTCAAAAATCACGGTCATCGCCTTGGGCGTTTTTTTTCCGGTGGCCATCAACACCTGGGCGGGCGTAAAAAACGTTGACCCGCTTTTTGTCAAAGTGGCGGCCAGCTTTCGCGCCACGCGGTTTAGCCTCGTGCGCAAAGTCATATTGCCGGGCGCCTTGCCGACAATCTTTGCCGGCCTCAAGCTGTCCGCCGGCACTTCTTTGCTCATGCTGGTCGCCGCCGAGATGATCGCCGCCCAGGAAGGCATCGGCGCGATGATCCTTCATTACGGCGACCTTATGCTGACCACCAAACTTATGGTGGGGGTAATCATTTTGTCCCTGCTCGGGCTGGTTTTCACCAATTCCCTGCAATTTTTGGAGAAAAAGATCGTCCCCTGGAAATAA